The Colletotrichum higginsianum IMI 349063 chromosome 2, whole genome shotgun sequence genome has a segment encoding these proteins:
- a CDS encoding D-xylulose kinase yields the protein MSSGPLYLGFDLSTQQLKVDNTTARLVIYALQSDASPAIVVQSDLTVVSEAKVDFDADFGKQYGLHKGVLTNEAEGEVYAPVAMFLEAIDLVLDRLKAKTPLDRIRGISGSCQQHGSTYWAKDAETLLGGLRADKPLVDQLKQAFSHPYAPNWQDHSTQAQCDEFDANFETAQRLAEVTGSAAHHRFTGTQIMRLRQKLPEMYAATSRISLVSSFLGSVLLGSVAPIDISDVCGMNLWDIPAGTWSEPLLELTAGDKSKVADLRAKLGEPRHDGGGSMGPISRYFVERYGFSEDCQIAPFTGDNPATILALPLRPMDAIVSLGTSSTFLMVTPVYKPDAAYHFFNHPCTPGQYMFMLCYKNGGLARERVRDALPKPDAGGDPWANFNKAVLNTPPLDVRSESDKAKLGLYFDLPEIVPNIKAGTWRYTANQDGSDLAEAAAAWDAKTDARVIVESQALSMRLRSQNLVHSPRDGLPAQPRRIYLVGGGSLNPAIARVMGDVLGGVDGVYKLDVGGNACALGGAYKAVWALERAEGESFDELIGKRWKEEGAIQKVDDGFKDGVFQRYQPIVGAFEEMEKTILKVAHN from the exons atGAGTTCTGGTCCCTTGTATCTCGGGTTCGACCTGTCGACCCAACAGCTCAAAG TcgacaacaccaccgcccgCCTCGTCATCTACGCTCTCCAATCTGACGCATCCCCAGCCATTGTTGTGCAGTCCGACCTGACCGTCGTCtccgaggccaaggtcgactTCGACGCCGATTTCGGCAAGCAGTATGGCCTGCACAAGGGCGTCTTGAccaacgaggccgagggcgaagTCTACGCCCCCGTCGCCATGTTCCTAGAGGCCAtcgacctcgtccttgaCCGCCTCAAAGCCAAGACGCCGCTGGACCGCATCAGAGGCATCAGCGGCTCGTGCCAGCAGCACGGCAGCACCTACTGGGCCAAGGATGCCGAGACGCTGCTGGGCGGACTGCGGGCGGACAAGCCGCTTGTCGACCAGCTCAAGCAGGCCTTCTCGCACCCCTACGCTCCCAACTGGCAGGACCACAGCACGCAGGCGCAGTGCGACGAATTCGACGCCAACTTTGAGACGGCCCAGCGCCTGGCCGAGGTCACCGGCAGCGCCGCCCATCAC CGCTTCACCGGCACGCAGATCATGCGCCTCCGCCAGAAGCTCCCCGAGATGTacgccgccacctcccgcATCTCCCTCGTCTCGTCCTTCCTCGGCTCCGTGCTCCTCGGCTCCGTCGCCCCCATCGACATCAGCGACGTCTGCGGCATGAACCTCTGGGACATTCCCGCCGGTACCTGGAGCGAGCCCCTCCTCGAGCTCACCGCCGGCGACAAGTCCAAGGTGGCCGACCTACGGGCCAAGCTGGGCGAGCCGCGccacgatggcggcggctccaTGGGCCCCATCTCCCGGTACTTTGTCGAGCGCTACGGCTTCAGTGAGGACTGCCAGATTGCACCCTTCACCGGCGACAACCCGGCCACGATCCTCGCGCTGCCATTGCGTCCCATGGACGCCATCGTCTCGCTCGGCACCTCGTCGACCTTCCTCATGGTCACCCCCGTCTACAAGCCCGATGCCGCCTACCACTTCTTCAACCACCCCTGCACCCCGGGGCAGTACATGTTCATGCTGTGCTACAAGaacggcggcctcgcgcgCGAGCGCGTCCGCGACGCCCTCCCCAAGcccgatgccggcggcgacccgTGGGCCAACTTCAACAAGGCCGTCCTCAACACCCCGCCGCTCGACGTGCGCTCCGAGTCCGACAAGGCGAAGCTGGGCCTCTACTTTGACCTACCCGAGATCGTGCCCAACATCAAGGCCGGCACCTGGCGGTACACGGCGAACCAGGACGGTagcgacctcgccgaggcggcggcggcgtgggacGCGAAGACGGACGCGCGCGTCATTGTCGAGTCACAGGCCCTCTCGATGCGCCTGCGCAGCCAGAACCTCGTGCACAGCCCCCGCGACGGGCTGCCCGCGCAGCCGCGCCGGATCTACCTTGTGGGCGGCGGGTCGCTCAACCCGGCGATCGCGCGGGTCATGGGCGACGtgctgggcggcgtcgacggggtGTACAAGCTCGACGTGGGCGGCAACGCGTGCGCGCTGGGCGGCGCGTACAAGGCCGTGTGGGCGCTCGAgcgggccgagggcgagagcTTCGACGAGCTTATCGGGAAGCggtggaaggaggagggggcgaTCCAgaaggtcgacgacggcttcAAGGACGGCGTGTTCCAGAGGTATCAGCCCATTGTCGGGGCGTTtgaggagatggagaagacaATCTTGAAGGTTGCCCACAACTGA
- a CDS encoding Cation efflux family protein, translating into MSPPSKRPTGMLRRLSAVSCVTSARSAAAAAAAAPGQSGTGTHTLLRCLHFASSPFRPPQPPPHLRRVSLRVHQTSSPAASPCGPYLTPRAARHSLRLRSTTSSSLPHLTHTLTAAKNTSPSIPAAVIMSSTTTATTTANSVQSRRSHGGHSHHHHHHHGHDNVYLTSANKNDAGVRITRIGLYSNLGMAFAKGAGGYAFGSQAMIADAWHSLTDLASDILTLATVSWSLKPPTEAFPTGFGKIESLGSLGVSSMLLGGGLFMCWSSLITLHAHLFLDPAAAAEAIAHAHHGHSHGHGHVGPSLHAAWLALGTVAVKEWLYQASPSRQTQRVKAKLTKETTAMKVARERKSSVLASNAVHHRVDSWTGIVTLLAILGANFFKDATWLDPVGGLLISLLVIKAGAENTLSAVYELADRAIDDEVKDDVRKYALRSLSDVTEGHEVDVRNISGVKSGQNYLVDIDLAVPGVWSVEAVRDVEDQVRTLVGAKVRGVRRIKVRFVPKEAEMAPAFDEFIPGEANREASEEAEDHSHTNGNGNGHKHK; encoded by the exons ATGTCTCCCCCGTCCAAGCGTCCTACGGGAATGCTCCGCCGCCTTTCCGCTGTGAGCTGTGTGACGTCTGCACGATCAgccgcagcggcagcggcagcggcaccTGGACAATCCGGTACGGGAACGCACACCCTCCTCCGTTGCCTCCATTTTGCATCCTCCCCCTTTAGGCCACctcaaccaccaccacacctGCGCCGCGTCTCCCTCCGTGTCCATCAGACATCCAGCCCGGCCGCGTCTCCCTGTGGCCCCTACTTAACCCCCCGTGCCGCCCGCCACTCTCTCCGCCTGCGCTCTACCACTTCTTCCTCACTCCCCCATCTCACACACACCTTGACGGCCGCGAAGAACACGTCCCCCTCAATAccagccgccgtcatcatgtcctccaccaccactgccACAACGACGGCCAACTCGGTCCAGTCTCGCCGGAGTCATGGCGGCCACtcgcaccaccaccaccaccaccatggcCACGACAACGTCTACCTCACCTCGGCCAACAAGAACGATGCCGGCGTGCGCATCACCCGCATCGGCCTCTACTCCAACCTGGGCATGGCCTTCGCCAAGGGCGCTGGCGGTTACGCTTTCGGCTCCCAGGCCATGATTGCCGATGCCTGGCACAGTCTGACCGACCTGGCCTCGGACATCCTGACGCTGGCCACAGTTTCCTGGAGCCTGAAGCCCCCGACCGAAGCCTTTCCCACTGGCTTCGGCAAGATCGAGAGTCTGGGTTCGCTGGGCGTCTCCAGCatgctcctcggcggcggcctgtTCATGTGCTGGAGCAGCTTGATCACCCTTCACGCCCACCTCTTCCTTGATCCCGCTGCGGCTGCAGAGGCCATTGCACACGCCCACCACGGTCACAGCCATGGCCACGGCCATGTTGGTCCCAGTTTGCATGCTGCCTGGTTGGCACTGGGTACCGTCGCAGTCAAAGAATGGCTGTACCAAGCTA GCCCGAGTAGACAGACGCAAAGGGTCAAGGCAAAGCTGACAAAGGAAACAACAGCCATGAAAGTCGCCCGCGAACGAAAATCCTCCGTCCTTGCCTCCAACGCCGTCCACCACCGTGTCGACAGCTGGACCGGTATCGTCACATTGCTCGCCATCCTGGGCGCAAACTTTTTCAAGGATGCAACTTGGTTGGACCCTGTCGGCGGCCTCTTGATTTCCCTTCTCGTCATCAAGGCCGGGGCTGAAAACACCCTCTCGGCCGTTTATGAACTGGCCGACCGTGCTattgacgacgaggtcaaggATGATGTCCGCAAGTACGCCCTGAGAAGCCTCTCGGATGTCACCGAGGGTCATGAAGTCGATGTACGCAATATTTCGGGCGTCAAGTCGGGCCAGAACTACCTGGTTGATATTGATCTGGCCGTGCCCGGAGTTTGGTCGGTTGAGGCCGTCCGCGACGTGGAAGACCAGGTCCGCACTCTGGTGGGCGCCAAGGTCCGGGGTGTTCGGAGGATCAAGGTGCGCTTCGTTCCGAAGGAAGCCGAGATGGCGCCTGCGTTTGACGAGTTCATTCCGGGAGAAGCCAACCGGGAGGCcagcgaggaggccgaagacCACAGCCACACCAatggcaacggcaacggccacAAGCACAAATAA
- a CDS encoding Peptidase family C50, giving the protein MTSLQSKVDAVKAAAASTATCVPTTSVLLKELLTTEADAPSAAQKTAARITKTTSATRGKAIGTIRAGATASKKEELPPKEKAALAAHIINVALKSLTEASKPAPVAQPTTPCRRQNSGDDLRKPPSKRTLRRSNSMPMTPMQPRSLNRTSTSPITTPKPAKTTTTATAPSITCLATVECLRTAFACLRSLQTSGAVTLPELQLESGMSSFVGKLVGLGLQEHALRELTVLKRRLDSMCTATKAKTKAKPVAADVKVKGLAELLDFGDAKFSGPTLGLVITTQTHILRLMSATKKAAVIEAALPYLVSSCPTSPTNLLLESAKESTQAKTKAARQLDLLSQLLLSLAPNLSRKDDELAMDSRLSCSPSTALELQTLGLEARLLWWPMSGHVADIDKEIISPLSRCITSFIRRAKHDHTAVYRECLAVVDRIIAMAKSQWLEATLSSKSPLTVIHQALGTAAQAARLYKESAEWISKVRGTLDPASDSAAKRCAATAQLVAVYAKQTPIPEVQLSALLQEVVDALQGSLKGDLAELEELMLHLSAARKSVVGILASKTVDESANIHELLNNLVLQFPRFALRWLGKTPTRDASPKEHVRFESRRQILLTSVVQVLESAMMVAKSQINSDKMVWGSLDALLQECLMLLESMGDIHPAGSKPDAASSHHVKISHLYFMFFHWYRRNVESTPGDKTPLRALRRSVDCVKDRSPEEKEKAQTTAKLEYFADLCERAGRINDARDALKLICTNMVEDGVLSAVATSLSEKSPAVAWSGSDKAETLSRTLGTMVKLDQSWNDWTFFLADVERAAVLERIIQLILSDPSSDSKPGDIKEPVEEALLRIYSPDRFPIRRLRTLSQLLTMAIGNQEEFQNLREQTETALQLCRDEAFGEDVGLASYVADLEAGLSSTLALVASETECRATDFEKSISVWRALVNESQTKDDLLSKISDAEGLLRQLNAVAEYAKLRGEDEFLLLVLTLSADISSKLSDSSTDLLVQAHSNLADQYTHLGYSEKAEEILNKAKQFVESTSSNPDLSAVNLQISLTEYQLANQNSDAAYKMLLQGEATFEKASSAIRKAPRLQRKLLLARAACLSSRIKWDKGEYQHALFHAKTSVRILFQDWTKLEARWQKAPKTESKQSSRQGSPNAEESVVNAEPATSLVELSDGPDNWALACGLLRSVLHLSSVYAHLGMFQETVYYAEKAHQIAKSTNASIHRAQAATWIGSVWMKACKLDKSVGYLNEARELMATAVKPTRQAFQLACELSVSFGEMKDHENENLLIELAEATLGTLNNSNRGAITGVSDEQVVTKMAKLTLKAPETRRTRATKAAIPARTRTTRKAAAPKPKAAAPSKAVVVASNDKTSDLTASMLMYKALVHLSKGDWTTAASLLEEAKQMSSSLRESLRVQIGEAICLIEQGTKQMEGDSVFSVVKESTISYPSIHAAPDKTNTEKAAPAGHSPRKTQSRAVSAERKVSKENATFVETLEQAQAQLMEAQAAAAISGNGHLVHRISALLQSTGIFLSAASQRMPKGMGSFGYATCSVELARNLTWKRERNTVVTEQLNPSFSEMGWPLALPVKDDRRASIVTLDDMTRFQRDYIDIIPEAWSVLSISLSDNRKDLCITKLRAGQTPFVLRLPLERVASRDGEDELFDFQHGYGELMDIVKATNASCHNSGDYTGKGAKSAWWAQRENLDNRFKDLLDNVEQVWLGGFKGIFSQHRPRVDLLTKFQKAFSKILDKHLPSRRQVRGKKTVKVPKVTLETRILDLFVGLGDPSASDSDLDEPLNDLLYFVVDILQFHGERNAYDEIDFDSMVLDTLDALQAYHAAAKTSDPEEGAHSILILDKALHAFPWESLPCMEGLAYSRVPSISCLRRLLLDQRAARGQGEEAKDHRQTVSPLGGTYILNPGADLKNTLSTFEKPLKTLGESWTGIASRNPTEDEFEGALKTSDILLYFGHGSGAQYIRGKTIRRLEKCKAAALLMGCSSASLQNVGEYECHGPVWNYMLAGCPAVVGTLWDVTDKDIDRYAGRMLEEWGLMERGTFADDGGKQGKTGKTKEKGMFADKKGKVGKKTTTTTPAEGSRGSASLVEAVARARGACRFRYITAGAVCVYGIPLYVDQTKVDGA; this is encoded by the exons ATGACTTCCTTACAAAGCAAAGtagacgccgtcaaggcggcggcagcatcgaccGCGACATGCGTACCAACAACATCGGTGCTCCTCAAAGAACTTCTCACGACGGAGGCAGATGCCCCCTCGGCTGCGCAAAAGACGGCAGCACGAATCACCAAGACAACATCGGCGACGCGAGGCAAAGCGATCGGGACGATTCGAGCAGGCGCGACAGCGAGTAAAAAGGAGGAGCTGCCGCCCAAGGAAAAGGCGGCTCTGGCGGCGCACATCATCAATGTCGCTCTCAAGTCGCTTACGGAGGCATCAAAGCCTGCGCCTGTCGCGCAACCCACCACGCCCTGCCGTCGACAGAACTCGGGCGACGACCTACGAAAACCTCCCAGCAAGCGGACCCTCAGACGATCCAATTCGATGCCGATGACCCCGATGCAGCCGCGTTCGCTGAACCGAACCTCGACGTCCCCCATCACAACACCGAAACCTGCAAAGACGACAACAACTGCAACGGCGCCCTCCATCACGTGTCTCGCCACGGTGGAGTGTTTGCGGACTGCATTCGCCTGCCTGAGATCGCTGCAGACCTCTGGCGCGGTGACGCTCCCCGAACTGCAACTAGAGAGCGGGATGTCGTCTTTCGTTGGCAAGCTTGTTGGACTGGGACTCCAAGAGCACGCCTTGAGAGAGCTCACTGTTCTGAAGCGGAGACTCGACTCGATGTGTACCGCGACAAAGGCCAAAACAAAAGCCAAACCGGTCGCGGCGGATGTCAAGGTCAAGGGGCTTGCGGAACTTTTGGACTTTGGCGACGCGAAGTTCTCCGGACCGACTCTTGGACTTGTCATCACGACCCAAACTCACATCCTGCGTCTCATGTCTGCGACCAAAAAAGCAGCAGTCATTGAAGCGGCATTGCCCTATCTCGTTTCTTCTTGTCCGACATCACCGACAAATCTCCTTTTGGAATCCGCCAAAGAGTCAACGCAAGCCAAGACAAAGGCTGCGCGGCAACTCGATCTCCTCTCACAACTACTGCTGTCCCTCGCTCCTAATCTGTCGCGTAAAGATGATGAGCTGGCCATGGACTCCCGCCTGAGCTGCTCCCCCTCTACAGCCCTCGAATTGCAAACGCTGGGCCTGGAGGCGCGTTTGCTCTGGTGGCCCATGTCCGGTCATGTGGCAGACATCGACAAAGAAATCATCTCGCCACTCTCCAGATGCATCACATCGTTCATTCGCAGAGCCAAGCACGACCACACTGCGGTGTATCGCGAATGTTTGGCCGTTGTTGATCGCATCATTGCTATGGCCAAATCTCAGTGGTTGGAGGCAACCTTGTCATCGAAATCACCGCTCACTGTCATCCACCAGGCTTTGGGAACGGCAGCTCAGGCAGCCCGATTATACAAGGAATCGGCTGAGTGGATTTCCAAGGTCAGGGGGACCCTCGATCCCGCGAGCGACTCAGCAGCGAAGCGTTGTGCAGCGACCGCGCAGCTCGTAGCTGTCTACGCTAAACAAACGCCGATACCCGAGGTGCAACTTTCTGCACTTTTGCAGGAAGTGGTCGATGCACTTCAGGGGTCGCTCAAGGGCGACCTGGCGGAACTGGAGGAACTCATGCTCCATCTGTCTGCTGCCCGTAAGTCCGTGGTTGGCATCTTGGCCAGCAAGACCGTGGATGAGTCGGCAAATATTCACGAGCTATTGAACAATCTCGTCCTTCAATTTCCCCGGTTTGCTCTACGATGGTTGGGGAAAACGCCGACAAGAGACGCTTCTCCCAAAGAACATGTGCGCTTCGAGTCGCGGAGACAGATCTTGCTCACATCGGTTGTCCAGGTTCTGGagtcggccatgatggtggCTAAATCACAAATCAACAGCGACAAGATGGTCTGGGGCTCTCTCGACGCTCTTCTCCAGGAGTGCCTCATGTTGCTCGAATCCATGGGCGACATCCACCCCGCCGGCTCTAAACCAGACGCCGCGAGCTCCCACCATGTCAAAATATCGCACCTCTACTTCATGTTCTTCCACTGGTATCGTCGCAACGTCGAAAGCACACCCGGAGACAAGACGCCTCTCCGGGCTCTGAGACGGTCTGTTGATTGCGTAAAGGATAGATCccccgaggagaaggagaaggcgcAGACAACAGCGAAGCTCGAATACTTTGCGGACCTTTGCGAACGAGCTGGTAGGATCAACGACGCTCGAGACGCGCTCAAGCTCATCTGCACCAACATGGTAGAGGACGGCGTCCTGTCTGCGGTGGCAACCTCGCTGTCCGAGAAGTCACCTGCAGTGGCATGGAGCGGAAGTGATAAGGCGGAGACACTGTCAAGGACCCTGGGAACTATGGTCAAGCTCGACCAATCCTGGAACGACTGGACATTTTTCCTCGCGGACGTCGAGCGAGCAGCAGTCTTGGAACGCATCATACAGCTCATCCTGTCTGATCCATCCAGCGATTCAAAACCCGGCGACATCAAAGAACCGGTGGAGGAGGCTCTCTTGAGAATTTACTCGCCCGACCGTTTTCCAATTCGGCGTCTGCGAACTCTGTCTCAACTGCTGACCATGGCCATTGGCAACCAAGAGGAATTCCAAAACCTCCGCGAACAGACCGAAACGGCTCTGCAACTATGCCGTGACGAGGCTTTTGGGGAGGACGTCGGTCTGGCCTCTTACGTTGCTGACCTGGAGGCCGGTTTGTCGTCTACTCTGGCCCTGGTCGCATCAGAGACCGAGTGTCGGGCGACCGACTTTGAAAAGTCAATCAGCGTTTGGCGCGCTCTTGTCAACGAGTCCCAAACCAAAGATGACCTCCTGTCCAAGATCAGCGACGCAGAGGGCCTTCTCAGGCAACTCAACGCGGTCGCCGAGTATGCGAAGCTCCGGGGCGAGGATGAATTCTTGCTCTTGGTCTTGACATTGTCCGCCGATATCTCTTCCAAGCTATCAGACTCATCGACAGACTTGCTCGTCCAAGCGCACAGCAACCTTGCTGACCAGTACACTCATCTGGGCTACTcggagaaggccgaggaaATACTGAATAAGGCGAAGCAGTTCGTTGAGTCCACGAGCAGCAATCCCGATCTTTCCGCAGTCAATCTGCAAATCTCCCTCACAGAGTACCAGCTAGCCAACCAGAACTCTGATGCCGC TTACAAGATGCTGCTACAAGGCGAGGCCACTTTCGAGAAGGCTTCTTCTGCTATCCGAAAAGCTCCAAGGCTCCAGAGAAAGCTCCTTCTAGCAAGGGCTGCATGCCTGTCTTCCCGCATCAAGTGGGACAAGGGCGAATATCAACACGCACTCTTTCACGCAAAGACCAGCGTCCGCATCTTGTTCCAGGACTGGACCAAGCTCGAAGCGCGCTGGCAGAAGGCACCAAAGACCGAGTCGAAGCAGTCCTCCAGGCAAGGGTCGCCCAATGCCGAGGAAAGCGTCGTCAATGCGGAGCCTGCTACGAGCCTGGTCGAGTTGTCTGACGGCCCTGACAACTGGGCGCTAGCCTGCGGTCTCCTGCGGTCCGTTTTGCATCTGTCCTCGGTGTATGCTCATCTGGGAATGTTCCAGGAGACGGTGTACTACGCAGAAAAGGCACATCAGATCGCCAAATCGACAAATGCTTCGATCCACAGGGCCCAGGCCGCTACTTGGATTGGTTCGGTGTGGATGAAGGCATGCAAACTCGACAAAAGCGTCGGCTACCTGAACGAGGCTAGAGAGCTCATGGCAACAGCGGTCAAGCCCACACGTCAAGCTTTCCAGCTGGCTTGCGAACTCAGCGTTTCGTTCGGAGAGATGAAGGATCACGAGAACGAGAATCTGCTCATTGAGCTTGCCGAGGCCACGCTTGGCACCCTGAACAACAGCAACCGCGGCGCCATCACTGGTGTCAGTGATGAGCAGGTTGTCACCAAGATGGCAAAGCTCACGCTCAAGGCCCCCGAAACCCGGAGAACCAGAGCGACAAAGGCGGCGATCCCAGCAAGaacaaggacgacgagaaagGCGGCAGCTCCGAAGCCCAAAGCTGCTGCGCCATCCAAAGCCGTTGTTGTCGCTTCGAACGACAAGACGTCCGACCTAACGGCCTCCATGTTGATGTACAAGGCACTTGTCCACCTTAGCAAGGGTGACTGGACTACCGCAGCATCACTTCTCGAGGAGGCGAAGCAAATGTCCAGCAGCCTGCGGGAGTCTTTGCGAGTGCAGATTGGCGAGGCGATCTGCCTCATCGAACAAGGCACCAAGCAGATGGAGGGCGACTCGGTCTTCTCCGTAGTGAAGGAATCGACAATTTCCTACCCCTCGATCCACGCCGCGCCCGACAAAACTAACACGGAAAAGGCTGCGCCTGCGGGCCACTCTCCCCGGAAGACCCAGAGCCGCGCTGTCTCGGCGGAGCGAAAGGTGTCAAAAGAAAATGCCACTTTTGTCGAAACGTTGGAGCAGGCGCAGGCTCAGCTGATGGAAGCCCAGGCTGCCGCTGCTATTTCAGGAAACGGACACCTGGTTCATCGCATCTCGGCATTGCTCCAGAGCACGGGCATATTTCTATCGGCAGCTTCCCAACGCATGCCTAAAGGCATGGGAAGCTTTGGATACGCCACCTGTTCCGTCGAGCTAGCACGAAACCTGACGTGGAAGCGAGAACGAAACACCGTGGTGACGGAACAGCTGAATCCCAGCTTTAGCGAGATGGGATGGCCGCTGGCTCTGCCTGTCAAGGACGACAGACGAGCGAGCATCGtcaccctcgacgacatgACGAGATTCCAGCGTGACTACATCGACATTATCCCCGAGGCGTGGAGCGTCTTGTCGATCTCGCTAAGCGACAACCGCAAAGATCTATGCATCACCAAGCTGCGAGCAGGCCAGACCCCCTTCGTTCTGCGGTTGCCGCTCGAGCGCGTGGCCTcccgagacggcgaggacgagctgtTCGACTTCCAGCACGGATATGGCGAGCTCATGGACATCGTCAAGGCAACCAATGCAAGCTGTCATAATTCCGGCGACTACACGGGCAAGGGAGCCAAGTCGGCCTGGTGGGCGCAACGCGAGAACCTGGACAACAGGTTCAAGGATCTCCTCGACAACGTTGAGCAAGTCTGGCTCGGCGGATTCAAAGGCATTTTCTCCCAACATCGCCCTCGGGTCGACCTCCTCACCAAGTTCCAAAAGGCGTTCTCCAAGATCCTCGACAAGCACCTTCCCTCGCGCAGACAAGTCCGAGGAAAGAAGACCGTCAAGGTCCCCAAGGTGACTCTGGAGACGCGCATCCTCGACCTcttcgtcggccttggcgaccCCTCGGCGTCGGACAGCGATTTGGATGAGCCACTGAACGACCTTTTGTACTTTGTCGTGGACATACTGCAATTTCACGGCGAGAGGAACGCCTACGACGAGATCGACTTCGACTCGATGGTGCTGGACACCTTGGATGCCCTTCAGGCATACCATGCCGCGGCCAAGACCTCGGACCCCGAAGAAGGCGCTCATAGCATCCTGATTCTCGACAAGGCTCTGCATGCCTTTCCCTGGGAGTCGCTTCCCTGCATGGAGGGGCTAGCCTACTCTCGCGTTCCCTCGATTTCCTGCCTACGTAGACTGCTCCTCGATCAACGGGCCGCCCGAggccagggcgaggaggccaaAGATCACCGCCAAACGGTGTCTCCCCTCGGCGGCACGTATATCCTGAATCCCGGCGCGGACCTCAAGAACACTCTGTCCACCTTTGAAAAGCCTCTCAAGACCCTCGGCGAGTCCTGGACGGGCATCGCGTCGCGCAACCCGACTGAGGACGAGTTCGAGGGTGCCCTTAAGACCTCGGACATTCTTCTCTACTTTGGCCACGGTAGCGGAGCGCAGTACATCCGCGGGAAGACCATCAGGCGGCTCGAGAAGTGCAAagcggcggcgctgctcaTGGGGTGCAGCTCTGCGTCGCTGCAGAACGTCGGCGAGTATGAGTGCCACGGTCCCGTGTGGAACTACATGCTGGCGGGGTGTCCCGCCGTCGTGGGTACCCTGTGGGACGTGACGGACAAGGACATTGACCGTTACGCGGGCCGGATGCTCGAGGAGTGGGGTCTCATGGAGAGGGGCACCTttgcggacgacggcgggaAGCAGGGCAAGACAGGCAAGACTAAGGAGAAGGGTATGTTTGCGGacaagaaggggaaagttggaaagaagacgacgacgacaaccccCGCGGAAGGTTCGAGAGGAAGCGCGTCGCTCGTGGAAGCCGTTGCCAGGGCTAGGGGCGCCTGTCGATTCAGGTATATCACGGCTGGCGCGGTGTGTGTGTACGGTATCCCTTTGTATGTTGACCAGACCAAGGTCGATGGCGCATGA
- a CDS encoding Sir2 family protein, translating to MRKPLMRIPYTELLAPPTVRPTNANTIPGAVTALQNFFTAPPPRGLPRSTVVLTGAGLSVSSGLADYRGVNGTYRVNKTYRPIYYHEFIANHEARKRYWARSFLGWTSLHKASPNRGHYAIRDLGQLGLIRSVVTQNVDSFHSKAHPDIPTLELHGYLRSTVCVTCRNEYPRDVFQDELARLNPAWAAFLVEALASGALDTEDPAERKHKGIRTNPDGDVDLPGAPYTTFRYPACPHCLAKPPSTPEGARHVVEVDVDGAWKPTSSGGILKPAVVMFGESIPGQVKTAAEEAIDGAGKLLILGTSLATYSAWRLAKKALDRGMPIAIVNTGGVRGEDQISALSDPDPTGTLRVRTEVSTDAVLPALVERLRELPNGASGLDGTLSTSAVKQGVFKDMLS from the coding sequence ATGCGTAAACCCCTTATGCGCATTCCTTACACGGAACTCCTGGCCCCTCCCACAGTCCGGCCTACCAATGCAAACACCATCCCCGGTGCTGTCACGGCCCTTCAGAATTTCTTCACGGCTCCGCCCCCTAGAGGCCTGCCGAGGTCGACCGTCGTGCTGACTGGGGCCGGCCTCTCGGTATCCAGCGGGCTCGCCGACTACCGAGGCGTCAATGGCACATACCGTGTGAACAAGACGTACCGCCCCATCTACTACCACGAGTTTATCGCAAATCACGAAGCCCGGAAAAGGTATTGGGCACGTAGTTTCCTGGGCTGGACGTCGCTTCACAAGGCGTCACCCAATCGCGGCCACTATGCGATCCGAGACCTGGGGCAACTGGGGTTGATCAGGAGCGTCGTCACGCAAAACGTCGACTCGTTTCACTCAAAAGCTCATCCTGACATTCCTACCCTGGAGTTACATGGCTATCTGAGATCCACCGTCTGCGTCACCTGCAGGAATGAGTATCCCAGAGACGTCTTCCAGGACGAGCTTGCGAGGCTCAATCCCGCCTGGGCCgccttcctcgtcgaggctTTGGCTTCCGGGGCTCTCGACACCGAGGATCCCGCCGAGCGCAAGCACAAGGGCATCCGGACTAACCCGGACGGAGACGTGGACCTGCCGGGCGCGCCGTACACCACTTTTAGATACCCGGCCTGCCCGCATTGCCTCGCGAAGCCGCCTTCCACGCCTGAAGGTGCCCGCCATGTTGTCGAGGTGGACGTCGACGGTGCGTGGAAACCCACCAGCTCCGGGGGGATCCTGaagcccgccgtcgtcatgtTCGGCGAGAGTATTCCCGGCCAAGTCAAGACCGCTGCCGAGGAAGCTATTGATGGTGCTGGAAAGCTCCTCATCCTGGGCACTTCGCTCGCCACTTACTCGGCGTGGCGATTAGCCAAGAAGGCGCTGGACCGCGGAATGCCAATCGCCATCGTTAATACAGGGGGCGTACGAGGCGAGGATCAGATATCCGCCTTGTCGGATCCCGACCCAACAGGCACTCTGAGAGTCCGGACGGAAGTGTCCACTGATGCCGTGCTCCCGGCGCTCGTCGAGCGGCTCCGGGAGCTGCCGAACGGGGCGTCGGGCTTGGACGGAACCTTGAGTACTTCCGCAGTAAAGCAAGGCGTGTTCAAGGACATGCTGTCATAA